A part of Pungitius pungitius chromosome 15, fPunPun2.1, whole genome shotgun sequence genomic DNA contains:
- the LOC119209102 gene encoding cadherin-7-like gives MDTTWSFALVSSLWEEPGCEALTLNSVLLRQVSGGGRNGRGAAAGAPCYQRWRRSWVWNQFFVLEEYTGDEPLYVGKIHSDMDKGDSRVRYVLTGEGAGSIFTIDENTGDIHATKRLDREQQAYYTLRALAQDQNTHLPLEPESQFVIKVQDVNDNEPRFLDGPYTARVAEGSPVGTSVVTVVATDADDPTYGNSARLVYDILKGQPYFSVEPETGVVRTALPDMDREMRDRYLLVIQAKDMIGQKGGLSGTTSVTVILTDINDNPPRFPRKSYQFLVPESVLVSTVIAKVKARDLDVGSNAEMDYRILNGDGLGTFRIFTDPNTQEGLITLHKTLDFETKSSFMLCVEVSNRYVDSRFLSTTPFSDVVTIRLLVQNVDEPPVFSSAGPMEISEEAAVGTDVGSVSAYDPDPTNSPVTYSIDRKSEVDHYFYIDSNSGVITTARPLDREMIALHNITILATESVDPSQVGKAVVLVSVTDVNDNAPSFALQYETFICENAVPGQVIETLSAVDRDEPENGHRFLFSQSMETKGKLRFTLRDNEDNTASVVTLTGFLQRDQSVHFLPVVISDGGSPPLSSTTTLSITVCHCNPTGDPRSCSRGASPLMDLSTAATAAVLTFVLALLGVVMVTVALRHKRRQPMMEDDREICENIVRYDNEGGGEEDTKAFDMFALRHHLHPPGPLTRTPECTMEKNRPLQNFICDRLQKVDLELMAPPSDSLQTFAFEGSASAAESLSSLSLSNSLDSLDMFDSFECDQNYNFLREWGSRFGKLADLYGHSVEGESAS, from the exons ATGGATACGACCT GGTCCTT TGCGTTGGTCTCCTCGCTGTGGGAGGAGCCGGGCTGTGAGGCGCTGACCCTGAACTCCGTCCTCCTTCGCCAGGTGTCAGGAGGTGGACGCAATGGACGAGGAGCAGCCGCAGGTGCCCCCTGCTaccagaggtggaggaggagctgggtgTGGAACCAGTTCTTTGTTCTGGAGGAGTACACCggagatgagccgctgtatgtTGGAAAG ATCCACTCTGACATGGATAAAGGGGACAGTCGGGTTAGGTATGTCCTCACTGGTGAAGGTGCGGGATCAATTTTCACCATTGATGAGAACACCGGAGACATTCATGCCACCAAGAGACTGGACCGGGAACAGCAGGCGTACTACACCCTGAGAGCGCTAGCTCAAGACCAAAATACCCACCTGCCCCTTGAACCGGAGTCACAGTTTGTCATTAAAGTCCAGGATGTTAACGATAACGAGCCCAGGTTCTTGGATGGACCGTACACCGCCAGGGTGGCTGAGGGATCTCCAGTGG GTACGTCCGTAGTGACTGTTGTGGCAACGGATGCTGATGATCCAACGTATGGAAACTCTGCGAGACTGGTTTACGACATCCTGAAGGGTCAGCCATACTTCTCTGTGGAGCCAGAGACAG GTGTTGTGCGGACTGCTTTACCTGACATGGACCGGGAGATGAGGGACCGTTACCTGCTCGTCATCCAGGCCAAAGATATGATTGGACAGAAGGGAGGTCTGTCAGGAACTACTTCTGTCACGGTGATTCTGACCGACATCAATGACAACCCGCCCCGTTTCCCCCGCA AGAGTTACCAGTTCCTTGTTCCGGAGTCGGTTCTGGTTTCAACAGTTATCGCCAAGGTTAAAGCTCGGGACCTGGATGTGGGTTCTAACGCTGAGATGGACTACAGGATCCTGAATGGAGATGGACTGGGGACCTTTAGGATCTTTACTGATCCAAACACACAGGAAGGACTGATCACACTGCACAAG ACTCTGGACTTTGAGACCAAGTCAAGCTTCATGCTGTGTGTTGAAGTGTCCAATCGTTACGTGGACTCTCGTTTCCTTTCCACGACACCGTTTAGCGACGTGGTGACGATTCGACTGCTCGTCCAGAACGTAGACGAGCCTCCGGTCTTTTCTTCAGCCGGTCCGATGGAGATCTCAGAGGAAGCTGCAGTGGGAACTGATGTGGGATCAGTTTCAGCTTACGATCCAGACCCCACAAACAGCCCTGTCAC GTATTCCatagacaggaagtcagaagtGGACCATTACTTTTATATCGACAGCAATTCAGGTGTCATCACAACAGCCAGACCTCTGGACAGAGAGATGATTGCCCTGCACAACATTACCATCCTCGCCACAGAGAGCG TAGATCCGTCGCAGGTAGGAAAAGCTGTGGTTCTGGTCTCTGTGACCGACGTAAATGACAACGCTCCGAGCTTCGCTTTGCAGTATGAAACGTTCATCTGTGAGAACGCCGTACCTGGGCAG GTAATTGAAACTCTGAGCGCTGTGGATCGAGATGAACCAGAGAATGGACATCGTTTCCTTTTCTCTCAATCCATGGAGACTAAGGGGAAGCTCAGATTCACCCTGAGAGACAATGAAG ACAACACTGCGTCTGTTGTGACCCTCACTGGTTTCCTGCAGCGAGATCAGTCGGTTCACTTCCTGCCGGTGGTGATTTCAGACGGTGGCTCTCCGCCTCTAAGCAGCACCACCACACTGTCCATCACTGTGTGCCACTGCAACCCCACCGGAGACCCACGCTCCTGCAGCCGAGGGGCTTCACCACTGATGGACCTCAGCACAGCCGCCACTGCTGCAGTCCTCACGTTTGTCCTCGCACTGCTGG gtgttgtcatggtgacggtTGCCCTGAGACACAAGCGGAGGCAGCCGATGATGGAAGATGACAGAGAGATTTGTGAGAACATAGTTCGGTATGACAATGAaggtggaggtgaggaggacACCAAGGCCTTCGACATGTTCGCCCTGAGACACCACCTCCACCCGCCCGGACCTCTTACCAGAACCCCAGAGTGCACCATGGAGAAGAACCGCCCGCTACAGAACTTCATCTGCGACAGACTGCAGAAGGTCGACCTTGAACTGATGGCGCCCCCGTCTGACTCTCTGCAAACCTTTGCCTTTGAGGGCAGCGCGTCAGCCGCCGAGTCCCTCAGCTCTCTAAGTTTGTCAAACTCATTGGACTCGTTAGACATGTTCGACTCCTTTGAGTGTGACCAGAACTACAACTTCCTCAGGGAGTGGGGGTCGAGGTTCGGGAAGCTTGCAGACCTCTATGGACACAGTGTGGAAGGCGAGTCGGCCTCGTAA
- the dnajc1 gene encoding dnaJ homolog subfamily C member 1, which yields MMAVRPGPCGSLLIYLTLLVFAVPPLTAWDADLELLDLVEEIPQNFYQFMSLDQDASAAEIKKAYRRLSLSLHPDKNKDPNAETQFRQLVAIYEVLKDEERRSKYDDILENGLPDWRQPVFYYRRVRKMSNAELAFLLFLILTVGHYAVIWSIYLEKQLDELLSKKKKEKKKKLGSRPAEELRCLGQERMDRVHHRPHWQDILPLKLSIWLYLSIKNLPQTIQEMKQYYEDYQEMKQQQREEAEAEQEVVIKEKRPKVKKPKVEFPVYELSSENAMCQGYDQSTSIEEIEEQMDDWLQDRSKKKAADWTEDELSLLSRLMGKFPGGSPGRWEKIAHELGRSVTDVTTKVKQVKNNVSHTTGLVKLSDLRGPLLPLKSFPVSDSVMTQRGGAICEEEEEEEEVEEEAPAVRRRNRKSADGGEGKVRGHRQRDFDPAVEEEEVEAEPQENREKVDPTVWTQNQQKLLEVALQQFPRGTSERWDRIAKVVPDKTKEECMIRYKMLAELVQKKKQAKS from the exons ATGATGGCGGTCCGTCCGGGTCCGTGCGGGTCCCTGCTTATCTATCTGACCTTGCTGGTCTTTGCGGTCCCCCCCCTGACAGCCTGGGACGCGGATCTGGAGCTTCTGGACCTGGTGGAGGAGATCCCGCAGAACTTCTACCAGTTCATGTCCCTGGACCAG GACGCTTCGGCAGCGGAGATAAAGAAGGCGTATCGGCGactgtccctctctctgcacCCCGACAAGAACAAGGACCCGAACGCTGAGACTCAGTTCAGACAA TTGGTGGCCATTTATGAAGTCCTGAAGGACGAGGAGAGGCGGAGCAA GTATGACGATATCCTGGAGAACGGGCTCCCAGATTGGCGGCAGCCAGTGTTCTACTACAGACGAGTGAGGAAGATGAGTAACGCTGAGCtggccttcctcctcttcctcatcctcacgGTGGGACACTACGCTGTCATTTGGTCTATTTACCTGGAGAAACAGCTG GACGAACTGCTgagtaagaagaagaaggagaagaagaagaagctaggCTCCAGACCTGCAGAGGAGCTCAGGTGTCTTGGCCAGGAGCGAATGGACAG AGTTCACCATCGCCCACACTGGCAGGACATCCTCCCTCTGAAGCTGAGCATCTGGCTTTACCTGTCCATCAAGAACCTGCCTCAGACCATCCAG gagatGAAGCAGTACTATGAGGACTACCAAGAGAtgaaacagcagcagagagaagaagcTGAAGCTGAACAGGAAGTTGTCATAA AAGAGAAGAGGCCAAAGGTCAAGAAGCCAAAGGTGGAGTTTCCTGTCTACGAGTTGTCATCCGAGAACGCGATGTGCCAGGGTTATGACCAGTCCACGTCCATTGAGGAGATCGAGGAACAAATGGACGACTGGCTGCAGGACCGCTCCAAGAAGAAG GCTGCAGACTGGACAGAGGACGAGCTCAGCCTCCTTAGCAGGCTGATGGGTAAATTCCCTGGAGGATCTCCGGGTCGCTGGGAGAAGATTGCTCATGAACTGGGAAGATCGGTGACTGAT GTGACCACTAAAGTCAAacaagtgaaaaacaatgtgagcCACACCACAG GTCTGGTGAAGCTGTCGGACCTGAGAggacctcttcttcctctgaagTCATTTCCGGTTTCTGACAGTGTGATgactcagagaggaggagccatctgtgaggaagaagaggaggaggaggaggtggaagaagaaGCTCCAGCTGtcaggaggaggaacaggaagtCGGCAGACGGGGGGGAAGGGAAAGTCCGAGGCCATCGGCAGAGAGACTTTGACccagcagtggaggaggaggaggtggaggcggagcctcaggaaaacagagagaaagtaGACCCCACTGTCTGGACTCAAAACCAACAGAAGCTGCTGGAAGTGGCTCTGCAACAGTTCCCCAGGGGCACATCGGAGCGCTGGGATCGCATCGCCAAGGTGGTTCCTGACAAGACCAAG GAGGAGTGTATGATTCGTTATAAGATGTTAGCGGAACTCgttcagaagaagaaacaagctAAAAGTTGA
- the c15h7orf25 gene encoding UPF0415 protein C7orf25 homolog, whose amino-acid sequence MSLQVVLQQRITSAQVLLQRAEHLCPGVEGHQKLCGKLRAELRFLRRVESGELQVKVSHLHSTNLTHLTAIVESVASLEDVVALLHVFTYLDAGGHRQTLVVDVVANGGHTWVKAVGRKAEALHNIWQGRGQYGDKSIISQAEDFLRASRQQPVQYRHPHIAFAFYNGVSWPMAQRLKEMDIAVRGDIVAVNNMTLEEEEEEEEQQQQQDKDGYDDEEEEEPADEEERAKDEEEEEQADEEEDEELTQVDRGTVVASLAFPAQVKVEECRRVNLDITTLITYVSSLSHGRCHFSFREPVLTEQAAQERRLQVLPLLDDFMRGKELFACRAAVRDFRLILETLGGAGEKERAQALLARLQLVDDRPSERTLCLTHTAKVNERSLAIFGTGDSLRAVTMTANSRFVRAAANQGVRYSVFIHQPRALTEGKEWRATPI is encoded by the coding sequence ATGTCCCTCCAGGTGGTGCTGCAGCAGAGGATCACCTCTGCCCAGGTGTTGCTGCAGAGGGCGGAGCATCTGTGTCCAGGGGTGGAGGGTCACCAGAAGCTGTGTGGAAAGCTGCGGGCGGAGTTGCGCTTCCTGCGGCGGGTGGAGTCTGGGGAGCTGCAGGTCAAAGTGTCTCACCTGCACAGCACCAACCTGACTCACCTGACGGCCATCGTGGAGTCGGTGGCGAGTCTGGAAGACGTGGTCGCCCTGCTACACGTCTTCACCTACCTGGACGCCGGGGGCCACAGGCAGACGCtggtggtggacgtggtggCCAACGGGGGACACACCTGGGTGAAGGCAGTGGGAAGGAAGGCGGAGGCTTTGCACAACATCTGGCAGGGGCGGGGCCAGTACGGCGACAAAAGCATCATCAGCCAGGCTGAGGACTTCTTGCGGGCCAGCCGGCAGCAGCCCGTCCAGTACCGACACCCCCACATCGCCTTCGCCTTCTACAACGGCGTCTCATGGCCGATGGCCCAACGCCTCAAGGAAATGGACATCGCTGTCAGAGGGGACATTGTGGCAGTTAACAACAtgacgctggaggaggaggaggaggaggaggagcagcagcagcagcaagataAAGATGGttatgatgatgaggaggaggaggagccagctgatgaggaggagcgagctaaagatgaggaggaggaggagcaggcggatgaggaggaagatgaagagctGACCCAAGTTGACCGGGGAACCGTGGTGGCCAGCTTGGCGTTTCCCGCCcaggtgaaggtggaggagtgCCGGCGCGTTAACCTGGACATCACCACGCTCATCACGTACGTGTCATCGCTGAGTCACGGCCGATGTCATTTCTCCTTCCGGGAGCCGGTGCTGACGGAGCAGGCGGCCCAGGAGCGCCGGCTGCAGGTTCTGCCCCTGCTGGACGACTTCATGCGAGGGAAAGAGTTGTTCGCCTGCCGCGCCGCCGTCCGCGACTTCCGACTGATCCTGGAGAcgctggggggggcgggcgagAAGGAGCGCGCTCAGGCGCTGCTCGCTCGCCTCCAGCTGGTGGACGACCGGCCGTCGGAGCGCACGCTGTGCCTCACGCACACCGCCAAGGTCAACGAGCGCTCGCTCGCCATCTTCGGCACCGGGGACTCGCTGAGGGCCGTCACCATGACGGCAAACAGCCGATTTGTCAGGGCGGCGGCCAATCAGGGCGTCCGATACAGCGTGTTCATCCACCAACCGAGGGCCCTGACCGAGGGCAAGGAGTGGAGGGCCACTCCTATTTGA